In Spirochaeta thermophila DSM 6578, the DNA window GACCGACTGGAAGACCAAGTTGCGGCTCCTCCTCACCTCGGGTGAGGCTTTCGACCTGGTCCACATGGCGCCCTGGGGGATCTACCAGGAGGCCTCCAAGTTGGGGCTCCTGCTTCCGCTGGAGGATCTGGCCCCGAAGTACGCGCCTGTGACCTGGCAGAGCTACTCTCCTGATGTGCTCAAGCAGGCCACGGTGAACGGACACGTGTACATGCTCCCCTTCAACTACACCGATCCCTACGGGAACGGGTTCCTCTACCGGCTCGATCTCGCCGAGAAGTACGGACTCGGGAAGATCAGGAATATCGAGGACCTGGAGACCTACCTGGTGACCCTCGCCAAGAACGAGAAGGGTATCATCCCCTACAATGCGGGCGAGTTCGATCTCACCACCTATCCCGAGACGATCTGCGCCGCCATGCCCTCGTTCCCCAAGGCGGGAGGCGAGGATATCATCCAGGGGCTCATGCCGTACTTCTACGTGTTTTACGACGATCCGACCCCTGAGCCCGAGTTCATCCTCGAGCATCCGTCCTTCAGGGAGGCGATCGAGTTCTCGCGGGGTCTGTACCTTGCCGGAGCGATTCCCAAGGGTGTGCTCTCCAACCAGGTGGGGTCCCGCGAGGCGTTCATCAACGGGACGAGTGCGGTCACCCTCCTCAACCCGCTCAATGCGAACGAGGTGTACCAGCAGGTGGCAGCCAAGCATCCCGATTGGAAGCTCGACTACTGGAACCCCTACCTGAATCTCGATCACCCGACCAAGGCTCCCGCGATCAACAACGGGATGTCCGTACCGGCGAGCTCCCGGAATCCCCAGCGGGCCCTCATGTTCCTGGAGAAGCTTCACCAGGACCAGCGCTATCACGACCTCACGAGCTATGGTATCCGCGGCAAACACTGGGATCTCGACGAGAACGGCCAGATCGTGCTTCCGGAGGGCGTGACGGTCGACAGTACCGGTTTCGCCTGGGACAGGCCGTGTCCGTGGGGATGGAGGGAGGAGAAGTTCTACCGCCTCAATCCGCTCAAGTTCGCCTCCACTTGGCAGGTGATAAAGGATTGGTA includes these proteins:
- a CDS encoding ABC transporter substrate-binding protein codes for the protein MRNVVKGVWLGLLMVLLSFGLWATGAQEGETAGGTQELKPVELVMWLVGDSVPDYELMLQELNKLTKEELNATIKVNFTTWTDWKTKLRLLLTSGEAFDLVHMAPWGIYQEASKLGLLLPLEDLAPKYAPVTWQSYSPDVLKQATVNGHVYMLPFNYTDPYGNGFLYRLDLAEKYGLGKIRNIEDLETYLVTLAKNEKGIIPYNAGEFDLTTYPETICAAMPSFPKAGGEDIIQGLMPYFYVFYDDPTPEPEFILEHPSFREAIEFSRGLYLAGAIPKGVLSNQVGSREAFINGTSAVTLLNPLNANEVYQQVAAKHPDWKLDYWNPYLNLDHPTKAPAINNGMSVPASSRNPQRALMFLEKLHQDQRYHDLTSYGIRGKHWDLDENGQIVLPEGVTVDSTGFAWDRPCPWGWREEKFYRLNPLKFASTWQVIKDWYSAYLAKAVDRKYVSFYLDKEPILAEFAAVDNLKTQYVDPLLWGIADPATYPEVMDKFYAAGLGKVKDEILKQWKAYMAQY